Proteins from a single region of Apis mellifera strain DH4 linkage group LG7, Amel_HAv3.1, whole genome shotgun sequence:
- the LOC552104 gene encoding bifunctional coenzyme A synthase, with amino-acid sequence MEKTGLLVLTNPARITQLLPIIKKHVSETLYIQYLPCKNIFSEILHIDYTWGINRFAQAISNIYIYTSSISDQLDIRVLLTSIKERHIRLHTKKHVEIVIFDQNCSKSQADKFIERYLFSSFITCVIPTDDLELEKTKKYPLNFHGLYFDVNEKKNDKNDVNEKKNDKYDVNEKKNDKKTYKNVVLGGTFDRIHNGHKIFLSEALLRCTEKLTIGVTDQSMLSGKLLWELIEPCSIRMFNLEEFLKDIDSTIKYEIVAINDLYGPTKYDSTFEMIVVSEETKNGADKINELRVKKNLNKLDIHIIKIITDEDHKEHEENKISSSNQRIRLLGTKLYAPRIENKPLKPYIIGLTGGIASGKSSVAEKLKKLGAALVNCDKIAHDLYLPGNKCFNEIVNSFDSTILKSDGFIDRKVLGHIVFNDKKQLNKLNEILWPMILEEAKKQIHDFNRKGFDIIVMEAAVLIQAKWQHECHEIWTCIIPQKEAIQRIMERNTLTETDAKLRVQAQLNNKDQVDEANVVICTLWSHEITEGQVQKAWNETMAFLNNQQKN; translated from the exons atgGAAAAAACAGGTTTATTAGTTCTAACAAATCCTGCGAGAATAACACAATTATTACCAATTATCAAGAAACATGTATcagaaactttatatattcaatatttaccgtgcaagaatatttttagtgAAATATTGCATATAGATTATACATGGGGAATAAATCGTTTCGCTCAAgcaatttccaatatttatatctatacatCTTCTATATCTGATCAACTTGATATTCGTGTGTTACTTACAAGTATAAAGGAACGTCATATACGATTACATACTAAGAAACATGTGGAAATAGttatttttgatcaaaattgtagcaaAAGTCAAGCTGATAAATTCatcgaaagatatttattttccagttTTATTACTTGTGTTATTCCTACTGATGATTTGGAATtagaaaaaactaaaaaatatccattaaattttcatggattatattttgatgttaatgaaaaaaaaaatgataaaaatgatgttaatgaaaaaaaaaatgataaatatgatgttaatgaaaaaaaaaatgataaaaaaacttataagaATGTAGTACTTGGTGGTACATTTGATCGAATACATAATggtcataaaatatttttaagtgaaGCTTTATTACGTTGTACAGAAAAACTTACAATTGGTGTAACTGATCAATCTATGTTGTCTG gaaaattattatgggAATTGATAGAACCTTGCTCCATAAGAATGTTtaatttggaagaatttttaaaagatatagatagtactataaaatatgaaattgtggCTATAAATGATTTGTATGGTCCAACTAAATATGATTCAACATTTGAAATGATAGTAGTTagtgaagaaacaaaaaatggtgcagataaaataaatgaattaagagtaaaaaaaaatttaaacaaattagatattcatattataaaaattataactgatGAGGATCATAAAGaacatgaagaaaataaaatcagtTCTAGTAATCAAAGAATACGATTATTAGGAACAAAACTTTATGCTCCT cgaattgaaaataaacctTTGAAACCTTACATTATTGGTTTGACTGGTGGTATAGCAAGTGGGAAATCATCAGTAgctgagaaattaaaaaaattaggtgCTGCACTTGTTAATTGTGATAAAATAGcacatgatttatatttacctGGTAATAAgtgttttaatgaaattgttaataGTTTTGATTctactattttaaaatcagaTGGATTTATTGACAGAAAAGTACTTGGACATAtagtatttaatgataaa aaacaattaaacaaattaaatgaaattctttgGCCCATGATTTTAGAAGAAGCAAAAAAACAGATACATGACTTTAATAGAAAAGgatttgatataattgtaatggAAGCTGCTGTTTTAATTCAAGCAAAGTGGCAACACGAATGTCATGAAATCTGGACTTGCATTATTCCACAAAAAGAA gcTATACAACGAATAATGGAAAGAAATACATTAACAGAAACTGATGCAAAATTAAGAGTTCAAgctcaattaaataataaagatcaaGTTGATGAAGCAAATGTTGTAATATGCACTTTATGGAGTCATGAAATTACTGAAGGACAAGTGCAAAAAGCTTGGAATGAAACAAtggcatttttaaataatcaacaaaaaaattga
- the LOC107964764 gene encoding intraflagellar transport protein 22 homolog, producing MQSLKIIVIGSLRSGKTTISNFLADATEIPYDYYPTKGVRILEFEVQNINVNNSHITKDIELWDCSGDHKYEHCWPAIRKDVHGVILIYSEQSNECLKEIQQLYDYFIDQTKLDPDRCVIFCYDPENKNPEVSKIISSTFMKISHVKCNIESGGSKLKADFSSFISTILNKIHNYKNQKDINIL from the exons agTGGTAAAACAAcaatatctaattttcttgCGGATGCTACAGAAATACCTTACGATTATTATCCAACTAAAGGAGTACgaatattagaatttgaagtgcaaaatataaatgtgaatAATAGTCACATCAcaaaagatattgaattatgGGATTGTAGTGGAGatcataa atatgaaCATTGTTGGCCAGCTATAAGAAAGGATGTACATGGcgttatattgatttatagtGAACAATCAAATGaatgtttaaaagaaattcaacaattatatgattattttattgatcaaaCTAAATTAGATCCGGACAGAtgtgtaattttttgttatgaccctgaaaacaaaaatcctgaagtttcaaaaattattt cTTCaacatttatgaaaatatctcATGTTAAATGCAATATTGAAAGTGGTGGAAGTAAATTAAAAGCTgatttttcatcattcataAGTACAATACTTaacaaaatacataattataaaaatcaaaaagatataaatattttgtag